From Elusimicrobiota bacterium, the proteins below share one genomic window:
- a CDS encoding ice-binding family protein: protein MILSKSGISTIPTSAITGNIGVSPIAAIGITGFSEAMDVSNQFSIATQVTGRIYAADYAVPTPANLTTAVSNMETAYTNAAGRAADFTEIGAGNIGGMTLPAGTYKWGTSLLIPTDVTLSGGPNDVWIFQISGDLTIAAAKNVILSGGALPKNIFWQAFGAVSLDTTAHFEGVILSQTAITLNTGATINGRLLSQTAVTLDSNTVVQPAP, encoded by the coding sequence GTGATTCTATCAAAATCAGGTATTTCAACCATTCCAACCTCCGCAATCACTGGTAATATCGGAGTGAGTCCCATCGCAGCGATCGGTATCACAGGATTTTCAGAAGCAATGGATGTCTCAAATCAATTTTCAATTGCCACTCAAGTTACTGGAAGGATATACGCTGCCGACTATGCGGTTCCAACCCCTGCTAACCTGACAACAGCTGTAAGCAATATGGAAACTGCGTACACCAATGCCGCAGGACGAGCTGCTGATTTTACCGAAATTGGTGCGGGAAATATTGGCGGGATGACACTACCCGCGGGTACATATAAATGGGGTACCAGTCTTTTAATCCCGACGGATGTTACGCTCTCGGGTGGGCCAAACGATGTATGGATCTTCCAGATATCGGGAGATCTAACCATTGCCGCTGCGAAGAATGTGATACTATCTGGCGGTGCACTACCCAAAAACATTTTCTGGCAGGCCTTTGGTGCTGTATCCCTTGATACGACCGCGCATTTTGAAGGGGTGATACTGTCACAAACAGCAATTACGCTGAATACTGGTGCAACGATAAACGGCAGATTATTGTCGCAGACTGCGGTAACTCTTGATTCCAACACGGTTGTACAACCTGCCCCGTAA